DNA sequence from the Gemmatimonadales bacterium genome:
ATCGTCCGTCTCATCGCCGAAGCTCCGACCACAGCCGACGCAGACGCCTTAATCGAGGCAGCCCGGTCACTCTTGCACTGAGGTTCATGGCTCGATGTGTGGCATCGTAGGATACATCGGACCCCGGCAGGCGGCGGGGCTGCTGGTCGAAGGGCTGCGGCGGCTGGAGTACCGGGGGTACGACTCCTCCGGCATCGCCGTGGTAAACGGCAGCGGTCTCAAGATCGCGAAGGCGGCGGGCAAGCTCTCGATGCTGGAGCAGGAGCTGGAGCGGGGCATCCCGTCCGGTACCATCGGCATCGGGCACACCCGCTGGGCCACGCACGGCGCTCCCACCACTCCCAACGCGCATCCCCACACCGATCAGTCGGGCCGGATCGCGGTCATCCACAACGGCATCATCGAGAACTCGAGCGCCATCCGGAAGGCGCTGGAGCAGCGCGGCCACGCCTTCAACTCCGAGACCGACACCGAGGTCCTGGCACACCTGGTGGGTGAGTTCTACCAGGGCAACCTGGAAGAGGCAGTGGCCAACGCGCTCCGGGACGTGGACGGGGCCTACGGCCTGGCGTTCATCTCCTCGGACGAGCCCGACGTCCTGGTAGCGGCCCGCAAGGGATCGCCGCTGCTGGTGGGCGTGGGCGAGAACGAGTTCTTCGTTGCCTCGGACGCATCCCCACTGCTGCAGTACACCCGCTCGGTGGTCTACCTGGACGATGGGGAGATGGTGGTGCTGACCCGCGACGGATACCGGGTCCGCAACCTGGAGACGACCCGGATCGAGAAGCCGGTGAACCAGCTCGACTGGGACCTGGCCACCATCGAGCGGAACGGGTATCCCCATTTCATGCTGAAGGAGATCTGCGAGCAGCCGGAGAGCCTCTGCAACACGCTCCGGGGCCACCTGCTCGAGGAAGAGGGCACCGCGCGGGTCAGCGGCCTCAACCTGAGCGACGACGATCTCAAACAGGTCCAGCGGATCATCATCACGGCGTGCGGCACCTCGTGGCACTCCGCGCTGATCGGCGAGTACATGCTGGAGGAGATGGCCCGGGTGCCGGTGGAGGTGGAATACGCCTCGGAGTTCCGCTACCGGAACCCGGTAGTCGACCAGAGCACGCTGGTGATCGGCATCTCCCAGTCGGGCGAGACGGCGGACACGCTGGCCGCCATCCGGGAAGCCAAGCGGCGGGGGGCGCGGACCGTGGGGCTGGTGAACGTGGTGGGCTCGACCATCGCGCGCGAGGTGGACGGCGGCATCTATCTCCACGCGGGGCCGGAGGTGGGGGTGGCCAGCACCAAGGCGTTCACCAGCCAGGTGGCGGCGCTGGCCCTGGTGACGCTTCGGATGGCGCGGCTGCGCAACCTCAGCATCCTCCAGGGGCGGCAGTTCATCCAGGCGTTGCGGAAGCTGCCCGAGCAGATCGGCGAGATCCTGGAGCGCACCTCGGAGGTCGAGCGGCTCGCGCACCGGTTCCTGGGCACCACCCGGAACGCGCTCTACCTGGGCCGGGGCGTCAACTTCCCGGTGGCCCTGGAAGGCGCGCTCAAGCTCAAGGAGATCTCCTACATCCACGCCGAGGGGTACCCGGCGGCGGAGATGAAGCACGGCCCGATCGCGCTGATCGACGAGAACATGCCGGTGGTATTCATCGCCCCGCGCGACGCGGTGCACTCCAAGATCGTGTCGAACATCGAGGAGGTAAAGGCGCGGGGCGGGAAGGTGCTCGCGCTGATCAACGCGGGGGACAGCGAGATCGAGCGGCTGGCGGATGCGACGTTCACCATCCCGGAGACGCTGGATACGCTGACGCCGATCCTGACCAGCATCCCGCTCCAGCTCTTGTCGTACTACGTGGCGGTGTCGCGGGGGTGCAACGTGGACCAGCCGAGGAACTTGGCGAAGTCGGTGACGGTGGAGTAAGCCTACCTCACGGAGCCTTGAGACTGGCTGAGACGATCTCACCTAGTACGGCGGGGACGCTGCAGCTACGGCTACTCCTCCCTCGGCATCCTCCACGTCGCCCCCACCTCACGCCCCACCACCCGCCACCGCTCCTCCCCCGCCGCCGCCAGCAGCCGCTCCAGCGGCTCGTCCACCGGCTCCCGGCTCAATCGGAACGTCGAATGGTGCACCGGCAGGACGTACTCGGCGCCGAGCATCCGCGCCATGCGCCAGGCCTCTTCCGGCGAGGCGTGATTGTAGATCCATGGGTCGTACGCCCCGATCGGCAGGATGGCGAGATCCACCGGGCCGTGCTCGCGGAGCCGCGCGAAGGCATCGGTGTACGCGGTGTCGCCCGCGAAGACCACGCGCCGCCCGGCCTTCTCCACCAGGTACCCGCCGTAGCCTCGGTGGCGGTCGGTGATCATCCGGGCGCCCCAGTGCCGCACCTCCACCGACTCCAGCCGGAGATCGCCGATCTCGGCCGAGCTTCCCCAGGCCAGCTCGTGGACGGAGCGGAATCGGCGGACCAAGTCCCGGTTGCCCGGCTGCACCACGACGGGCGTGCTTCGGGGCAGCCGGGCGAGGGTGCCGAGGTCGGTGTGGTCCATGTGGGCGTGGGAGAGCAGGACCGCGTTGAGCCGTGGCAGCTCGCGCGCCCGGAGCGCGGGCTGAATGAGCCGCCGGGGGCCCAGCTTGGCGAACCCTCTGCCGATCCCGATGCGCTGCTCCAGGACGGGGTCGGTGAGCAGCCAGTCGCCCAGGAAGTTGATCAGGACGGTCGCATGGCCGAGCCAGGAGACCGTGAGCGCGTCGTTCGCCCAGGTGCCGGGGCTCGGGTGGTGCAGCGCCGGGAGGACGGGCGGTGCGGGGGACCGGTGGGTCACCGCATTGCGCGCGTACCTGCCCGCGAATGCGAGCTGCTGTTTGAGTGCCATATCTCCAGTTTCGGTCGGCCTGCGACCATCTCTATGTTGCGATACTCAACAAGCGCCGACAGTGTGATCCTGAACGTGGCGCTGTCATCCCGAGGGAGCGGAGCGACCGAGGGATCTTCTCACCCGGATCGGACCTCCGCCGCCGCGGTCGGGGAGCAGCGAGCAAAATCCCTACACCGCGATGAACGATAATCACCTCCACCCCGGCGGTCCGGCCATGCGCGTAGTGCTCCAACGAGTCTCCCAAGCGTCCGTCACCATAGACGGACGGGTGGCCGGCGCCATTGGCCAGGGGTTCTGCCTGCTCGTCGGGTTCACTCACGGCGACACCGCCGCGCAGGTAGATTGGATGGCGGAGAAAGTGGCCGGACTCCGCCTCTTCTCCGACGCCGCCGGCAAGATGAATCTCGGCCTGTCCGACGTAGGTGGCGGGGTGCTGGTGATCTCCCAGTTCACCCTCTACGGCGATGCTGCCAAGGGGCGCCGCCCGTCGTTCATCGACGCCGCCGGTCCCGACCTCGCCGAGCCGCTGTATCAGCGCTTCGTGGCCGCGCTACGGGCCTTGGGCCTCGACGTCGCGACCGGTGAGTTCGGCGCCAACATGCAGGTGGAGATCCATAACGATGGCCCCGTCACCCTCATCCTGGACCGCACTTCATGATGTCTGAGCCGCTCACCCTCGCCTCCTCCTCTCCCCGCCGCCGGCAGCTCCTGGAGATGCTGGGCATGCCCGTCCGGGTGTACGTCCCCAACATCGCCGAGGTGCGACGGGTGGTGGAGACGCCGGTGGACTACGTGGAGCGGCTGGCGAGGGAGAAAGCGCTGAGCGTGCCCGGCGCCCTGGTGCTGGGGGCCGACACCACAGTCGTGGTGCGGGACGAGGTCCTGGAGAAGCCCGTCGACCCCGCCGACGCGCTCCGGATGCTGAAGAAGCTGCAGGGCCGCACTCACCAGGTGGTGACCTCGGTGGCCCTGGTGGCCGCCGAGGCGCTGCATCAAGCCACCGACGTCACCAACGTCACCTTCCGCCGGCTGAGCGATCAGTACCTGAGAGCGTACATCGCGACCGGCGAGCCAATGGACAAGGCCGGTGCCTATGGCATCCAGGGATACGGCGCGGCACTGGTGGAGCGGATCGAAGGCGACTTCTTCAGCGTGATGGGCCTGCCGATCCGGCTGGTGCTGGGCCTGCTGGAGCAGGCCGGACACCCCTACCGCTTCAACGGCCGCGCCGGCACCACCGAGGTGATCGAGGCCCACTGAGCAGAGACGCCGTCCGGCCGCACCCGGTAGACCTGCACCACCTGCGCCTTCCCCCTGAGCCCCATGTCGGGCAGGTATTCGCAGTCCACCTGATCGTGCAGCACCCGCAGGAACGCCTCACTGACCAGAATCTCCCCCGGCCCGGCCAGCGCGCAGAGCCGCGCGGCCACGTTCACCGGGTCGCCGATCACGGTGTACTCCAGCCGGCGGTGGCTGCCGATGTTGCCGGCGAAGACGTCGCCGTGGTTGATCCCGATCCCGACCCGGATCTCAGGGCGTCCCTGGCTGGCCCAGCGCCGGTTGAGCTCGGCGATGGCCTGCTGCATCGCCACCGCGGCGTGGATGGCGCGGTCGGGATCGCCCGGATGGGCGATGGGCGCGCCCCACAGCGCCATGATCGCGTCGCCGATGAACTTGTCGAGCGTGCCGCCGTGCTCGAAGATCACCTCGACCATCTCGCTGAAGTACTCACTCAGGAGCCGGGCGATCGCGTCCGGATCCATCGACTCCGCCATGGCGGTGAAGCCGCGCACGTCGCTGAAGAGCACCGTCACCGGCCGCCGGTCGCCACCGAGGGGCGTGGCGCTCTCCTGCTGGGCGATCTCCGCCGCCACGTTAGGCGCGAAGTAGCGCTCGAAGTTGGAGCGCACCATGCTCTCGTGCCGGATCTGCTCGGCGTAGCGGCTGTTCTTGATCCCCACCGCCGCAAGACCGCTGAACGCCACCAGGAACTGCAGGTCCTCATCGGTGAAGGTGGTGGGCGCGGTGACATTGTCGACGTACAGGAGCCCCAGCACCCGCTCGGGCGAGGCCATGAGCGGTGAGCACATGGCACTCCGCACACTCTGCATCACGATCGACTTGCCCTTGAACCGGGCATCCGCCCCCGTGTTCTGGGATACCACGGCGATCCGCTCCTCGATCACCTTCTCTGCGATGGAGCGCGGCACCTGCTGGGGCTGGACGTCCCCATGACGGCTGCGGGAAATGGTGGGCACCACCTCGCCGGTCTGCTCGTTTCGGAGGGCAATGGTGACCCGGTCGACGTTCATGATCTCGAACGTCATGTCGACGATGTTGCGGAGCAGCCGCTCCAGGTCGAGCTCGGCGGACAGCTTCTGGGAGACCTCCAGCAGCATCGACAGCTTCATCGCCTGTCGAGCCTCGCCGGTGGTGGCGGAGACTTTGAGCTGGCTGCCGGCGTTGGGGCCGTCGCGACTGGTGAGGCCCGGCGGCCCGCCGCCGCTCACCATCAGCTGTCGCACGATGGTGCCGGCCGGCGGCGGCGCCTCCGCGGCGATCCGCGCGGCGCCCGAGGACCGGGCCGACCGGAGCCGAAAGACCATCTTGCCGAAGGTGATCGCGTCGTCCGGCCGGAGCCGGCCGCTGGTCACCCGGATGCCGTTGATGCAGGTGCCGTTGGAGCTTCCGAGATCGGTGACCTGCACCTCCTCGGGACCGGCGGTCAGCTCGGCGTGGCGCCGGGAGATGGTGGGATCGTGGAGGGGAATGTCACTACCCAGCCCGCGCCCGACGACCAGGCTCCGACCCGGGGGGAGCTCGAAGCTCTGGTCACCCTCGACGCTGACGAGGCGGAACGGAGGCATGCCGAAATATAGGGCTAGCCCGGCTGCCTGGCCGCGAGCGCCAGGGCCAGCAGGACCGCGCGCGCCTTGGCCTCGGTCTCCCGCCATTCGGAGAACGGATCGGAGTCGGCCACGATGCCGGCGCCCGCCTGGATCCAGGCGCGTCCCCGGCTCATGATGCAGGTACGGATGGCGATCGCCGTGTCCAAGGTCCGGCCACCCCAGCCGATGTACCCCACCGCTCCGGCGTAGGGGCCTCGCCGCACCGGCTCGAGCTCGTCAATGATCTGCATCGCCCTCACCTTGGGGGCGCCGGAGACGGTACCGGCGGGGAAGCACGCGGCGAGCGCCGCGACCGCGTCGAGCTCGGGACGGAGCCGGCCGCGGACCTCGCTCACCAGGTGCATCACGTGGGAGTAGCGCTCGATCGTCATGAACGCCGTGAGCCGGACGGTCCCGAATTCGGCCACCCGGCCGACGTCGTTTCGCCCCAGATCCACCAGCATCAGGTGCTCGGCCCGCTCCTTGGGATCGGCCGCCAGCTCCTCGGCGAGCGCCACGTCCTCTGCCGGGCCGGCCCCGCGGGGCCGGGTGCCCGCGATGGGGCGAAGGGTAACCTCACCCTCCTCCACCCGGACCAGGATCTCGGGCGAGCTCCCGATGATGTGAATGTCGTCGCAGTGGAGAAAGTAGAGATACGGCGCCGGGTTGAGCGCACGGAGATAGCGGTAGGTCAGGAACGGGTCGGGGGCGCTCAGCTCCAGGCGGCGGGAGAGCACGGTCTGGAAGGTGTCTCCCGCAGCGATGTATTCCTTGATCCGGTGCACGTCCTCCTGGAACTGTTCATCATCATACGCGGTGGTCGTGGCCGGCAACGCAGGCGGCGGCTCCAGGGTGAGCGGCGGGAGGGCGGCCGGCGCGTCCAGCCGGCCGAGCCAGTTCTCGATCCGCGATTCGGCGGCGGCGTAGAGCCGCTCGATCTCCGGTTCCGCCGCGTCCGGAGGCACCTCCACGTTGGCGATCACCGTCGCGCGATTGTAGAGGTTGTCGAGCACCAGCAGGGTGTCGGCCACCATCATGATGGCGTCCGGCAGGTCGCGGTCGTCCGGTGGCGCATCGGGGAGCTGCTCGATGGTCCGGACGATGTCGTAGCCGAGGTAGCCCACCGCGCCGCCGGTGAACCGGGGGAGACCGGGCACGACGATCGGCGGGTGCTTCCGCAGCAGCCGTCCGAGATGCTCCAGCGGGTCGATGTCGCTGTCGACCACCGTCCAGCCCGTGCTCGAGGTCCAGCGGGCGCACTCGCGGCCGCGGTAGCGGAACACCTCGCGGGGATCGGTGGCCAGAAAGGTGTACCGGGCCCAGCGCTCGCCGCCTTCGAGCGATTCGAGCAGAAAGCCGTACGGCCCGCGGTGCAGCTTGACGAAGGCGGTCACCGGGGTGTCGCCGTCCATCACCACTTCCCGGGTCACCGGCACCATTCCCCCACCCGACCGCGCCCGCTCGGCGAAGCGGGCGAAGCTCGCGGTCACGGTGCCGCCGCCACGAGATAGCTGCCGGGGCCCGGCAGGGCGGAGCGCAGGTTGTCCGAGGCCGGCCGGGTAGACGGCAGGAGCCCAAGCTGTCCGTTCGGCTGAAGCCGTCCAATGGCCAGCGCCCGCTCGTAGAGGACGTCGCTGCCGTAAACGGCCCGGGCCCTGGCCGGTGCGGAGAAGTAGCGGGCGTACTTGAAGGTGAGGGACCCTCCCCCCGCGAGGGACACGCTGGTCGTCACGTCGACCCCGTAGATGCCGGGCCGAGGATGGACCCGGACCGTCACCGGCCGGCCGCTGTCGGCTTTGAAGGCCGCGGGCGGAAAGTCGAGCTGGGCGAACACCAGGTTGTCCGGCGGACCGTGCCGCAGGACGATCGAGCGGGAGACGCCCGCCGTGAAGGTGACCGACGTGTCCGGCGGCGGCGCGCCAGCCGTCTCGAGCACGAAGGCCGTGTCCAGCGGCACCACCTTGGTCGCGCCGGCCGGCCCCGGGGCGTTGCGGCCGGCGGCCGCCCGGCCCCCACACGCTGCCGCCAGGCAGAGCCAGCTTGCCCGCCTCCAGCGGCTCCGGGATATTCCCGTCATCGATCCCCTGTGAACGTGGGAGGTGTACCGTGAGGAGCGCGGTGCGCGATGTTCGGAGGCGCGCGCCGGCCCACGTGGTGCTGACGGCGGTGCAGGTGGCCGGCCTCCTCCTGGTCCGCTGTCCGCCCCTCCTGGCGCAGGCCTGGAACACTCCCGCCGCATTGGCGCTGGTGGGCCGGGCGGTGGAGCGCCGCCTGGTGGTGCAATCCGATTCCGCCCTCGCGAGCTATCGGACCCGGGCTCACGGATTCGTATTCTTCCTGGCCCAGGTAGGCGAAGGGCTCAACGGACCGCCCCGGCTGGTCAAGGCCGACGAGCTGGACGTGGAAGTGTATTGGCAGGCCCCCAACCGGAGCAAGCAGGTCATCCTCGGCTGGCGCGACGGGTCATTCCTTCCAACCGACATCAACTACCACCGCGATCATCTCGGCATCGTCACCAACAACTTCGGCAACGTCATCCGGATCGGGGAAGGGGACGAGGTGCGGGACGTACCCCATCCGCTCTCGCCGGCCGGTCTCGCGCTGTACGACTTCGCGCTGGGTGATTCGCTCGCGATCCGCACCAGCCGGGGCGAGACCCTGGTGCGCGAGGTGCAGGTGCGTCCTCGCTCGTTTTCCCGGCCGCTGGTGGTCGGCACGCTGTACCTGGACGTCGCGACGGCCGAGCTGGTCCGGTTTCGCTTCAGCTTCACTCCCTCGGCCTATCTCGACCGGCAGCTCGAGGACATCGACATCGTGCTGGAGAACGCACGATTCGAGGGACGCTTCTGGTTGCCCTACCGCCAGGAGGTCGAGATCCGCCGGCGGGCCACGTGGCTCGACTTCCCGGCTCGGGGGATCATCCGCGGCCGCTGGGAGATCCAGGGATACGACCTAAATCCGACGCTGCCGCCCGGCAT
Encoded proteins:
- the dtd gene encoding D-aminoacyl-tRNA deacylase is translated as MRVVLQRVSQASVTIDGRVAGAIGQGFCLLVGFTHGDTAAQVDWMAEKVAGLRLFSDAAGKMNLGLSDVGGGVLVISQFTLYGDAAKGRRPSFIDAAGPDLAEPLYQRFVAALRALGLDVATGEFGANMQVEIHNDGPVTLILDRTS
- the trpE gene encoding anthranilate synthase component I: MTASFARFAERARSGGGMVPVTREVVMDGDTPVTAFVKLHRGPYGFLLESLEGGERWARYTFLATDPREVFRYRGRECARWTSSTGWTVVDSDIDPLEHLGRLLRKHPPIVVPGLPRFTGGAVGYLGYDIVRTIEQLPDAPPDDRDLPDAIMMVADTLLVLDNLYNRATVIANVEVPPDAAEPEIERLYAAAESRIENWLGRLDAPAALPPLTLEPPPALPATTTAYDDEQFQEDVHRIKEYIAAGDTFQTVLSRRLELSAPDPFLTYRYLRALNPAPYLYFLHCDDIHIIGSSPEILVRVEEGEVTLRPIAGTRPRGAGPAEDVALAEELAADPKERAEHLMLVDLGRNDVGRVAEFGTVRLTAFMTIERYSHVMHLVSEVRGRLRPELDAVAALAACFPAGTVSGAPKVRAMQIIDELEPVRRGPYAGAVGYIGWGGRTLDTAIAIRTCIMSRGRAWIQAGAGIVADSDPFSEWRETEAKARAVLLALALAARQPG
- the glmS gene encoding glutamine--fructose-6-phosphate transaminase (isomerizing), with the translated sequence MCGIVGYIGPRQAAGLLVEGLRRLEYRGYDSSGIAVVNGSGLKIAKAAGKLSMLEQELERGIPSGTIGIGHTRWATHGAPTTPNAHPHTDQSGRIAVIHNGIIENSSAIRKALEQRGHAFNSETDTEVLAHLVGEFYQGNLEEAVANALRDVDGAYGLAFISSDEPDVLVAARKGSPLLVGVGENEFFVASDASPLLQYTRSVVYLDDGEMVVLTRDGYRVRNLETTRIEKPVNQLDWDLATIERNGYPHFMLKEICEQPESLCNTLRGHLLEEEGTARVSGLNLSDDDLKQVQRIIITACGTSWHSALIGEYMLEEMARVPVEVEYASEFRYRNPVVDQSTLVIGISQSGETADTLAAIREAKRRGARTVGLVNVVGSTIAREVDGGIYLHAGPEVGVASTKAFTSQVAALALVTLRMARLRNLSILQGRQFIQALRKLPEQIGEILERTSEVERLAHRFLGTTRNALYLGRGVNFPVALEGALKLKEISYIHAEGYPAAEMKHGPIALIDENMPVVFIAPRDAVHSKIVSNIEEVKARGGKVLALINAGDSEIERLADATFTIPETLDTLTPILTSIPLQLLSYYVAVSRGCNVDQPRNLAKSVTVE
- a CDS encoding MBL fold metallo-hydrolase: MALKQQLAFAGRYARNAVTHRSPAPPVLPALHHPSPGTWANDALTVSWLGHATVLINFLGDWLLTDPVLEQRIGIGRGFAKLGPRRLIQPALRARELPRLNAVLLSHAHMDHTDLGTLARLPRSTPVVVQPGNRDLVRRFRSVHELAWGSSAEIGDLRLESVEVRHWGARMITDRHRGYGGYLVEKAGRRVVFAGDTAYTDAFARLREHGPVDLAILPIGAYDPWIYNHASPEEAWRMARMLGAEYVLPVHHSTFRLSREPVDEPLERLLAAAGEERWRVVGREVGATWRMPREE
- a CDS encoding adenylate/guanylate cyclase domain-containing protein, producing the protein MPPFRLVSVEGDQSFELPPGRSLVVGRGLGSDIPLHDPTISRRHAELTAGPEEVQVTDLGSSNGTCINGIRVTSGRLRPDDAITFGKMVFRLRSARSSGAARIAAEAPPPAGTIVRQLMVSGGGPPGLTSRDGPNAGSQLKVSATTGEARQAMKLSMLLEVSQKLSAELDLERLLRNIVDMTFEIMNVDRVTIALRNEQTGEVVPTISRSRHGDVQPQQVPRSIAEKVIEERIAVVSQNTGADARFKGKSIVMQSVRSAMCSPLMASPERVLGLLYVDNVTAPTTFTDEDLQFLVAFSGLAAVGIKNSRYAEQIRHESMVRSNFERYFAPNVAAEIAQQESATPLGGDRRPVTVLFSDVRGFTAMAESMDPDAIARLLSEYFSEMVEVIFEHGGTLDKFIGDAIMALWGAPIAHPGDPDRAIHAAVAMQQAIAELNRRWASQGRPEIRVGIGINHGDVFAGNIGSHRRLEYTVIGDPVNVAARLCALAGPGEILVSEAFLRVLHDQVDCEYLPDMGLRGKAQVVQVYRVRPDGVSAQWASITSVVPARPLKR
- a CDS encoding nucleoside triphosphate pyrophosphatase gives rise to the protein MMSEPLTLASSSPRRRQLLEMLGMPVRVYVPNIAEVRRVVETPVDYVERLAREKALSVPGALVLGADTTVVVRDEVLEKPVDPADALRMLKKLQGRTHQVVTSVALVAAEALHQATDVTNVTFRRLSDQYLRAYIATGEPMDKAGAYGIQGYGAALVERIEGDFFSVMGLPIRLVLGLLEQAGHPYRFNGRAGTTEVIEAH